Within the Pseudomonas orientalis genome, the region AACGCCAGAGTTTCCTGGCCTTCACGCGCCCCTATCTCGACTTCCCCATCGTAATACTGGCCCATGAAGGCGGTGCGAAACCACGCAACCTCAAGGATTTGTACGGACTGAAAATCGCCGTGGTGGAAAACTACGCACCCCATGAACTACTGCGTACCCACCACCCGGATCTCAATCTCGTCGCGATGCCTAACGTCAGCTCCACCCTGCAGGCCCTGGCCACCGATGACGTGGATGCGGTAGTCAGTGACCTGGCGTCCAGTGTCTGGAGCCTGCGCCAGCTGAAACTCGACGGTTTGTACGTCAGCGGCGAAACGCCCTATCGCTATCAGTTGGCAATGGGCGTGCCACGGGATGAGAAAATACTCGTGGGTATCCTCGACAAGGTGCTCGCCGATCTCAGCCCGGCCGAAACCGATGCGATCCAGCAGCATTGGGTGGGTAGCTTCAGCGATCACCGCACGTTCTGGATGGATTTGTTGTTGTACGGCCTACCTGCGGTGTTGCTGCTGAGCACCGTGCTGGTCATTGTGATTCGAACCAATCGCCGGCTCAGCTCGGAAATTTCCCGCCGAGTGGCGCTTGAGCAAGAACTGCGCAGCAGCGAATACCACTACCGCGGCCTGGTCGAAAGTCTGTCCGCCATCGCCTGGGAAGCCAGCATCAGCGATTTCACCTACAGCTACGTGTCGCCCCATGCCGAGGAACTGCTTGGCTACCCCCGTGCCCATTGGCTGATCCCCGGCTTCTGGCGCAACATCATTCACCCTGCCGACCTGACACACGCCGAAACCTATTGCTACCGTGAAACCCGCGCCAACCGTGATCACAGCATCGACTATCGCGTGATCACCGCCGATGGCCGTTGCCTGTGGGTACGCGATATTGTCAGCCTGATCCAATACGGCCGCGAACCGGTGCTGCGCGGCTTGATGATCGACATCAGCGAGGCCAAGCGCACGGAAGAGGCACTGCAGCTGTCCGAACAGAAGTTTGCCAAGGCATTTCATGCCTCCCCCGATGGCTTGTTGCTGAGCCGTCAAAGCGATGGCCTGCTGATAGAAGTAAACGAAGGCTTCAGCCACCTGACCGGTTACACCAGCGCCACCTCGCTCGATCAATCAGCCCTGGACCTCGGCATTTGGGTCGACCTCAATGAACACAAGCACATGCTGGAATTGCTGCAGCGCGACGGCTTTGTGCGCGATTTCATCTGCCATATTCGCCACGTCGATGGCCGGATTCGCCTCTGCGAACTGTCCAGCCGCCCGCTGCCCATCGGCGAAGAGGACTGCATGCTGACCATCGCCCGCGACATCACCGAACGCCAGCAAATGCAGGAAAAACTGCAACAGGCCGCCACCGTGTTCGAGAGCACCGCCGAAGGCGTCTTGATCACCGACACGCGGCAGAACATCAGCGCCGTCAATCGCGCGTTCAGCGAAATCACGGGCTACAGCGAAGCCGAAGCGCTTGGCCACACCCCGCGCCTGCTCGCGTCCGGCCTGCACGACAGCGCCTTCTATGCCGCGATGTGGCACCAGTTGACGACCCAGGGACACTGGCAGGGCGAAATTTCCAACCGCCGCAAGAACGGAGAGCTCTACCCAAGCTGGCTCACCATCAGCGCGGTGCGCAATAGCGACCAGGTGGTCACCCACTTCGTCGCGGTATTTGCCGACATCTCCAGCCTCAAGCTCGCCCAGGCGCGCCTCGACTATCAGGCCCATCACGACCCGTTAACCGGCCTGCCCAACCGCACGCTGTTTGAAAGCCGCCTGCAAGCCGCCCTCAATGGCCAGCAGGAAAGCGGGAATCAAGGCGCTGTGTTGTTTCTCGACCTGGACCGCTTCAAACACATCAACGACAGCCTCGGCCACCCGGTCGGTGACCTGCTGCTCAAGGACATTGCCGTACGCCTCAAGGAACAACTGCGCGATATCGACACCGTCGCCCGCCTGGGCGGCGATGAATTCATCATCCTGCTGCCCGGACTGCAACAGGCCAGCGACGCGCAATACCTGGCGAACAAACTGCTGAACTGCTTCACGCCGCCCTTCCAGGCCGGCGAGCATGAGTTCTTTATCAGCGCGAGTATCGGCACCAGCCTGTATCCGCAGGACGGCACCGATGTCGCCACCCTGGTCAAAAACGCCGACGCCGCGATGTACCGCTCCAAAGCCAAGGGCCGCAACCGCGTTGAATGCTACACCCGCGACCTGACGGCCCAGGCCAATGAACGCGTGGCACTGGAGCACGAGCTGCGCCGCGCCATCGAACGTAAAGAACTGAGCCTGTATTACCAACCCAAACGCAGCCTTATCACTCATGAACTGATCGGCGCCGAAGCGCTGATTCGCTGGCACCACCCGACCTTTGGCGACGTACCGCCCGAACACTTCATCGCCCTGGCCGAAGAGAACGGCACGATCCTGCAAATCGGCGATTGGGTACTGGAACAAGCGTGTCGACAGCTGCATGCCTGGCAAGGCGCTTTCGAGGATTTCGGGCCATTGTCCGTCAACCTCGCCGGCGCGCAGCTGCGCCACCCCAACCTGCTGTCGCGCATCGAACAGCTGCTGCGCGATTACTACCTGGAACCCGGCTGCCTGCAACTGGAGATCACCGAAAACTTCATCATGAGCCAGGCGGAAGAAGCACTCGCGGTGCTGCACCAGCTCAAAAGACTCGGCGTACAACTGGCAATCGATGATTTCGGTACCGGCTATTCGTCCCTCAGCTACCTCAAGCGCCTGCCGCTGGACTTCCTCAAGATCGACCAATCCTTCGTCCGCGGCCTGCCCGACGACCCCCACGACGCCGCCATCGTGCGCGCCATCATCGCCCTCGGCCACAGCATGCAATTCACCATCATCGCCGAAGGCGTGGAGAACCCCGCACAGCAAGCATTCCTCGCCGCAGAAGGCTGTGAACAGATGCAAGGCTACATCGTCAGCCTGCCCCTGCCACCAGAGCTATTTGCCGAAACCTTCCTTCGTACACGGATGAGGGATTTTACGGATGGCACAGCGAGGAAACCGTCGCTATAATCCGCGTCCAGTTACAAGGGCCTATAGCTCAGTTGGTCAGAGCAGAGGACTCATAATCCTTTGGTCCACGGTTCTTATGTGGTATGGATCACAGTGTGGTATTTGAACTGTGGATTTGATAGCTTCACGCGGCAAATTCGGGCCTCTAGCTCATGTTGGTTAGAGCAGCGGACTTAACGGCTCAGAACCTCCCCCCTTCGCAGGGCACGGTGATGAGCAAATGGGTTGCCCTGGGATAAGTTGACTCTGTCCCTTGGTAGAATCGCTCAAATTCGGGGAAGCCTCTGCGTCAGCGTGGTAATCCCGAGCCAAGCCTTGAGATTTCAAGGAAGGTGTAGAGACTGTACGGGCGAGCCGAAAGGTAAGAGACAGTCCAGACCACGAACTCGAAAGAGGCAGTGAAAACTGAAGTGGTACGCATAATCCGTTGGTGCCCGGTTCGACTCCGGGGGGGCCCACCAATTCAAAAGCCGCATTCCTTGAGTGCGGCTTTTCATTCAAAAATTCCCTTTCTATCCCACGCTCCCTAGGCTAGTGCTCGCTCATCTATGAGCGACACCATTAGGGCTGCGGACAGTTCGCCTCAGTCGCGTCCGTGGCTGTTTTGGAGCGAACTCTTATCTAGTTGAGGTTTTTTCCCTCGACTGCCTCCAGGCTCCCGGTTGTCGTCTCTACTCGGCTAAGCCACATTTCGCCAAGCGCTTGCGGATAGCGGATAGCGGATAGCGGATAGCGGATAGCGGGCGATTTGAGGCTCTCAAACCGCGATGTTTGCCAAAGCAACCAGATGATCTTGCAGGGTGTAAATGTCTTAGGCACGCGATCCTCCCACTGCAGAGAAGGGTATGCGCGACGCGAGCTCTCTCATGGGATAGATACCTCATCGCCGATACACTTCTCACAATCCTTCACCTGCCTGGGGTGCCCACGCTCAGGGATGTCCGAACCCATATAAATACCAGAAATTTTTTCTCCGCCAATAGCAAGCGAAACTAAGTCCTATCAAAGCGACCCCTAATCTAACAAGAATGATCACTGAGAACCGACTGCAGAGAATAAGACACACCTGCAACTTATTGGAAGGCTCAAGACTTTGGCTCTGCGCATGAACCTCTATCATCCTGCAGCGAGACCGATTTCGTATCTGAAAGCTGAATTAGTTGCGAGCAAAGAAAAAGCCGAATGTGAACTATCCTGCACATCCAGATGCTATGAGGACTACAGCCCGGCGAGCTCTGGAATCTATGAGCCCCTTTCAATATGAGCGCAAGGTCAAGTTGCAATATACGATATAATCGATCGTACATAAGATAACCACCTGATTTATAACGGCTTTTAATTTTCACACCACTGATAATAATGAGCGAATTTCACTTGTGATAAATAGTCCTTGAAACTAATTGACCCATGACTTAGCTTCAATAGAAATTATTGATGTCTGGAACGGTGGAAATGAAAAACTTCATTTTGGTCGAAGCTTCTATGACGAGCGAGGAAAACTATCTTCTGCTCCAGCTCGACCCATACTTGCCGGATGAGTGCAGGGAATTCAAACCGTTTTCTCATTACAGCCTATGGCTAGCACGAAGGGGTTACGCTCCGAACACTGTGAAGCTATACGCAGAGCACGTTGGCCGGTTTATTGATTATGTGTACGAAGCAGCACACACCCAATTCCCGGTTGATGTCGAGCTCACGACTGAGGCCATCATTTACAGCTACCAGGCTTACCTGCTATTCGGCAAAGGAGCCTCAAACCCCATTGCCAGCACGCTGGCTGAGAGCCTTAGAAAAGAGAAACTCACCAGCCATAACTCCCTCGCACAGACTATCGAATCATCGATCTACTGGTTCCTCAAAGTGTTAGAGGCCAAGAACAGCATTGCTCCCGACCAATTATTCAGCCCGTTCTATCTCAATCGTGCCGAATACCGAAGCCAATCGGAAGTCTCTGCCCACAAGGCCAAATCTTGGCTGGCTGCAGTCATCAGTGACTCACTCAAATCCGTCCTGCCAAAGGAAAAAAAAGGCCGACTATTTCCGCAGGCGAAGCGCAGGGACAGAAAGAACGACAAACAGGGATTCAAGACTATCGCCTACCCCATCGAGCGATCCGTTGACTTGGTTAGGCAGGCGAAGCCAAGGAGGTCAAAAACTTTTTATCGGGACATGACTTTCTACGCCCTGCTCGCTGCGACCGGTGCTCGTACCAGCGAGACGCTCCAAATCAGAATGCCCGACATCGATGCTGATACGTTTGCAGTCTTCCTTCGAGACCCATTTGCCAGGAAGACCCCCGGCATTACTGAAAGCGAATATAAGCTTCTCTCATGGAAAGGCCGTGACACGGAGCTGACTTACATGATTGAACCATTCGCCAAGATATTTTGGGAAAGTTTGGAAAAGTATTTGGCTCTGGAATACAACTCTAGCGTAGACCATGATTTTGTGTTTCAGAATTCTGACGCCAGGCCTTTTTTCGCTAGCGATAGAAGCAGCCGCGACAAAACCTTCAAGAAATACGCCCAGAAAGCAGGTTTGATGGACGTGTCTGGTA harbors:
- a CDS encoding site-specific integrase, which gives rise to MKNFILVEASMTSEENYLLLQLDPYLPDECREFKPFSHYSLWLARRGYAPNTVKLYAEHVGRFIDYVYEAAHTQFPVDVELTTEAIIYSYQAYLLFGKGASNPIASTLAESLRKEKLTSHNSLAQTIESSIYWFLKVLEAKNSIAPDQLFSPFYLNRAEYRSQSEVSAHKAKSWLAAVISDSLKSVLPKEKKGRLFPQAKRRDRKNDKQGFKTIAYPIERSVDLVRQAKPRRSKTFYRDMTFYALLAATGARTSETLQIRMPDIDADTFAVFLRDPFARKTPGITESEYKLLSWKGRDTELTYMIEPFAKIFWESLEKYLALEYNSSVDHDFVFQNSDARPFFASDRSSRDKTFKKYAQKAGLMDVSGISPHSLRHMYGTY
- a CDS encoding bifunctional diguanylate cyclase/phosphodiesterase, which encodes MPRLPTVILLSLLTWTATAGAMTLTDDERSWLTDHQELRLGVDASWPPFEYRDEDGRYQGLAADYVRLIQDRLGIRVKLIEPANWTALLEQARNNQLDLLPGIMSTPERQSFLAFTRPYLDFPIVILAHEGGAKPRNLKDLYGLKIAVVENYAPHELLRTHHPDLNLVAMPNVSSTLQALATDDVDAVVSDLASSVWSLRQLKLDGLYVSGETPYRYQLAMGVPRDEKILVGILDKVLADLSPAETDAIQQHWVGSFSDHRTFWMDLLLYGLPAVLLLSTVLVIVIRTNRRLSSEISRRVALEQELRSSEYHYRGLVESLSAIAWEASISDFTYSYVSPHAEELLGYPRAHWLIPGFWRNIIHPADLTHAETYCYRETRANRDHSIDYRVITADGRCLWVRDIVSLIQYGREPVLRGLMIDISEAKRTEEALQLSEQKFAKAFHASPDGLLLSRQSDGLLIEVNEGFSHLTGYTSATSLDQSALDLGIWVDLNEHKHMLELLQRDGFVRDFICHIRHVDGRIRLCELSSRPLPIGEEDCMLTIARDITERQQMQEKLQQAATVFESTAEGVLITDTRQNISAVNRAFSEITGYSEAEALGHTPRLLASGLHDSAFYAAMWHQLTTQGHWQGEISNRRKNGELYPSWLTISAVRNSDQVVTHFVAVFADISSLKLAQARLDYQAHHDPLTGLPNRTLFESRLQAALNGQQESGNQGAVLFLDLDRFKHINDSLGHPVGDLLLKDIAVRLKEQLRDIDTVARLGGDEFIILLPGLQQASDAQYLANKLLNCFTPPFQAGEHEFFISASIGTSLYPQDGTDVATLVKNADAAMYRSKAKGRNRVECYTRDLTAQANERVALEHELRRAIERKELSLYYQPKRSLITHELIGAEALIRWHHPTFGDVPPEHFIALAEENGTILQIGDWVLEQACRQLHAWQGAFEDFGPLSVNLAGAQLRHPNLLSRIEQLLRDYYLEPGCLQLEITENFIMSQAEEALAVLHQLKRLGVQLAIDDFGTGYSSLSYLKRLPLDFLKIDQSFVRGLPDDPHDAAIVRAIIALGHSMQFTIIAEGVENPAQQAFLAAEGCEQMQGYIVSLPLPPELFAETFLRTRMRDFTDGTARKPSL